A DNA window from Sphingopyxis macrogoltabida contains the following coding sequences:
- a CDS encoding M48 family metalloprotease translates to MTAFPPPLAYRADAWRPLFRILLTLLAMFAVAMRPAAAQSILRDAETEALFQDMMDPLLLAAGLQRGQVRVHLLGDRSINAFVAGSQDIYVFSGLIEAADSAEEVQGVLAHELGHVMGGHAIRVNDGAKTATGISLVSLLLGAAAIAAGGGEAGMGIMMAGQQAALGKFLAFTRVQESTADAAGAQYLSKAGISGRGSLAFFKKLQNLEFRYGVKQDDDQAYGRTHPMSGDRIQTLREVYVIDPAWEKPADPRIEARFQRIKAKLSGYIADPDRTLRKFPETNTSIPARYARAYAWHKSAYPQKALGEVEGLLATNPEDPYFLELEGQVLLESGHPKEAIPALRKAVKNSRSQPLISATLGHALIATEDPANYAEAEQVLRTAVALDNQNPFAWYQLGIVYANKGDQARAALASAERYQLEGGQAALALRNAETALQGLPEGSSDWIRAQDISLVARAEVERERKRR, encoded by the coding sequence ATGACCGCTTTCCCGCCGCCCCTCGCATATCGGGCGGACGCATGGCGTCCGCTTTTCCGTATCCTCCTGACCCTGCTCGCGATGTTCGCCGTCGCGATGCGCCCGGCGGCGGCGCAGTCGATCCTCCGCGACGCCGAGACCGAGGCGCTGTTTCAGGACATGATGGACCCGCTGCTGCTCGCCGCGGGATTGCAGCGCGGACAGGTGCGCGTCCACCTGCTCGGCGACCGCAGCATCAACGCCTTCGTCGCCGGCAGTCAGGACATCTATGTCTTCAGCGGCCTGATCGAAGCCGCCGACAGCGCCGAAGAGGTGCAGGGCGTGCTCGCGCACGAGCTCGGCCATGTGATGGGCGGCCACGCGATCCGGGTCAACGACGGCGCCAAAACGGCAACCGGCATCTCGCTCGTCAGCCTGTTGCTCGGCGCCGCCGCGATCGCCGCCGGCGGTGGCGAGGCGGGCATGGGAATCATGATGGCAGGGCAGCAGGCCGCGCTCGGCAAGTTCCTCGCCTTCACCCGCGTTCAGGAATCCACCGCCGATGCCGCCGGCGCGCAATATCTGTCGAAAGCCGGGATCAGCGGGCGCGGCAGCCTCGCCTTTTTCAAGAAGCTCCAGAACCTCGAGTTCCGCTACGGGGTCAAACAGGACGACGATCAGGCCTATGGCCGCACCCACCCGATGTCGGGCGACCGCATCCAGACGCTGCGCGAAGTCTATGTGATCGATCCCGCGTGGGAGAAGCCCGCGGACCCGCGGATCGAGGCGCGCTTCCAGCGGATCAAGGCGAAGCTTTCGGGCTATATCGCCGACCCCGACCGGACGCTGCGCAAATTCCCCGAAACCAACACCAGCATCCCGGCGCGCTATGCCCGCGCTTATGCCTGGCACAAGAGCGCCTATCCGCAAAAGGCGCTCGGCGAGGTCGAGGGCCTGCTCGCGACGAACCCCGAGGACCCCTATTTCCTCGAACTCGAAGGGCAGGTGCTGCTGGAATCGGGGCATCCCAAGGAAGCGATCCCGGCGCTGCGCAAGGCGGTCAAAAATTCGCGCTCGCAGCCGCTGATCAGCGCGACGCTCGGCCATGCGCTGATCGCGACCGAAGACCCCGCCAACTATGCCGAGGCCGAACAGGTGCTGCGGACCGCGGTCGCGCTCGACAACCAGAATCCCTTCGCCTGGTACCAGCTCGGCATCGTCTATGCGAACAAGGGCGATCAGGCGCGCGCCGCGCTCGCCTCGGCGGAACGCTATCAGCTTGAGGGTGGACAGGCGGCGCTTGCGCTGCGTAATGCCGAGACCGCGTTGCAGGGCCTGCCCGAGGGTTCGTCCGACTGGATTCGTGCACAGGATATTTCGCTGGTCGCTCGCGCCGAGGTGGAACGCGAGCGCAAACGGCGTTAG
- a CDS encoding DsbA family protein translates to MTDKKDDYYQPWLRDPAPGAAPHGAPPEPDAGLAKPKDVPPVGIDLTQYPARERPAREAATADHLKAGAASLWQAIRTGAGAFADWTIRVGDRADIPARVEAMEIPRRSRELAERSGRAAGRTARAIGKGSARAARATADTSSQAWQKMALGEKVAKMSSDAGRGLGEVAGKTKAGIEQAAKAGSESLIGSIGEAATKLRPAPREEPAPPPSGLEQLLAREEAAARAAEPAAPAAPDLPLFASEPALAPAPALAKDVKSAAAAPDADDRTPHVRPAAKPAASKAMAASKLPQVRGTGMDGVSGRTGLVALAGIVLLAFAFWLGGRFGGGLGKSEVETIVADYIKANPQIIPEALEAQRGREVAKAVDAIRPALEKPYAGAWAGNANGDVTLVVFTDYACGFCRASVPDVDRLIREDKRLKVVFRELPIIAPQSRDAALMALAAARQGKYDAFHHAMFASPSLDKAAIAAAAEKVGVVTDGSADATANEALFQRELDSNLAIATQLQLNATPTWVVGDQLFQGQVGYDALRQAIAKARKAKS, encoded by the coding sequence GTGACTGACAAGAAGGATGATTATTACCAGCCGTGGCTGCGCGACCCGGCGCCGGGTGCCGCGCCGCACGGCGCGCCGCCCGAGCCCGACGCCGGCCTCGCAAAGCCGAAGGACGTGCCGCCGGTCGGCATCGACCTGACGCAATATCCGGCCCGCGAGCGTCCGGCGCGCGAGGCCGCGACCGCCGATCATCTGAAAGCCGGCGCCGCGAGCCTGTGGCAGGCGATCCGCACCGGCGCAGGCGCCTTTGCCGACTGGACGATCCGCGTCGGCGACCGCGCCGACATCCCGGCGCGCGTCGAGGCGATGGAAATCCCGCGCCGCTCGCGCGAACTGGCGGAGCGCAGCGGACGCGCCGCCGGGCGCACCGCCCGCGCGATCGGCAAGGGCTCGGCGCGCGCCGCGCGCGCGACGGCCGATACCAGCAGCCAAGCGTGGCAGAAGATGGCGCTCGGCGAAAAGGTCGCCAAAATGTCGAGCGACGCCGGGCGCGGACTCGGCGAGGTCGCGGGCAAGACCAAGGCCGGGATCGAGCAGGCCGCGAAGGCGGGCAGCGAAAGCCTCATCGGCAGCATCGGCGAAGCCGCGACCAAGCTCCGCCCCGCCCCGCGCGAAGAACCCGCGCCGCCGCCGTCGGGGCTCGAACAATTGCTCGCCCGCGAAGAAGCTGCGGCGCGTGCCGCCGAACCCGCGGCGCCGGCTGCCCCCGACCTGCCGCTGTTCGCCAGCGAACCGGCGCTGGCGCCCGCGCCGGCACTGGCGAAGGACGTCAAAAGCGCGGCCGCGGCGCCCGACGCCGACGACCGCACGCCGCATGTGCGGCCCGCCGCGAAACCGGCGGCCAGCAAGGCGATGGCGGCATCGAAATTGCCGCAAGTCAGGGGGACGGGAATGGATGGAGTGTCCGGGCGGACGGGACTTGTCGCGCTGGCGGGCATCGTCCTCCTCGCCTTCGCCTTCTGGCTCGGCGGCCGCTTCGGCGGCGGACTGGGCAAGAGCGAGGTCGAAACGATCGTTGCCGACTATATCAAGGCGAACCCGCAGATCATTCCCGAAGCGCTCGAAGCGCAGCGCGGCCGCGAAGTGGCCAAGGCGGTCGACGCGATCCGCCCGGCGCTCGAAAAGCCTTATGCCGGCGCATGGGCGGGCAATGCCAATGGCGACGTCACCCTCGTCGTGTTCACCGATTATGCCTGCGGTTTCTGCCGCGCGAGCGTGCCCGACGTCGACCGGCTGATCCGCGAGGACAAGAGGCTGAAGGTCGTCTTCCGCGAACTGCCGATCATCGCGCCGCAAAGCCGCGACGCGGCGCTGATGGCGCTCGCCGCGGCGCGGCAGGGCAAATATGACGCCTTCCACCACGCGATGTTCGCCAGCCCGTCGCTCGACAAGGCGGCGATCGCGGCGGCCGCCGAAAAGGTCGGCGTGGTCACCGACGGCAGCGCCGACGCGACCGCGAACGAGGCGCTGTTCCAGCGCGAACTCGACAGCAACCTCGCGATCGCAACGCAGCTCCAGCTCAACGCCACCCCGACATGGGTGGTCGGCGACCAGCTTTTCCAGGGCCAGGTCGGCTATGATGCGCTGCGGCAGGCGATCGCCAAGGCGCGCAAGGCGAAGAGCTGA
- a CDS encoding Rne/Rng family ribonuclease, which translates to MTTRMLIDARHREETRVAVTKGNRIEEFDFESAEHKQLKGNIYLAKVTRVEPSLQAAFVEYGGNRHGFLAFSEIHPDYYQIPKEDRDALLREEAEHAAAAAQRAEEDLDELEGDVADVEYHDDDNGDAPAPETIGEDSDGDEDEGADNGDGEEGEGEEGAEGKEGRGDRKRRGRDGRKGGRGRGRGRRNDDEDGESRMSLRRRYKIQDVIRRRQVMLVQVVKEERGNKGAALTTYLSLAGRYCVLMPNTMHGGGISRKISNGADRRKLKAMIDELALPPTMGCIVRTAGMSRTKVEIKRDFDYLARLWDEIRENTLGSSAPALIHSDSDLVKRAIRDIYHKDIEEVLVEGDEGYKAAKQFMKLLMPSHARRVKQYADPVSLYQRYGVEDQLAGMLNPVVQLKSGGYLVINPTEALVSIDINSGRSTREHNIEQTALSTNLEAAHEIARQLRLRDMAGLVVIDFIDMDHGSNVRKVERAMKDALKNDRARIQVGRISGFGLMEMSRQRLRTGVLEASTRPCPHCEGTGLVRTASSAGLSALRLIEEEAARGKGSKITLRASQEATFYLLNEKRRELREIEELYGVDVEILPDGETEGARMAIEVGGPPPVARRSFAPIAPIEEEEDEEFVEEDEEDEADEEQAEARPARRERPEGQDGDEGDGRKRRRRRRRGRRGRRDDEGSEAGEQGEQADEDDGETQDDAADTDAPAETEAEPVAAEAEEAEAKPRRRRGGRGRKPKGDETEAAEPAAEAETAETVAEIAEPVAEAAPAPEEKPKRKRAPRKTKAETEAAKAAAEAEAAAPVAEVTAEAAPEAEAEPAKPAPKKRASRAKKAVAAEAAPEAAVEAPAAREAEPVAANGDEQGEGSDGEPRRGWWQRTFGN; encoded by the coding sequence ATGACCACGCGCATGTTGATCGACGCGCGGCACCGGGAAGAAACCCGGGTCGCCGTCACCAAGGGAAACCGCATCGAGGAGTTTGATTTCGAGTCCGCCGAGCACAAGCAGCTCAAGGGCAATATCTATCTGGCCAAGGTCACCCGTGTCGAACCGTCGCTGCAGGCGGCGTTCGTCGAATATGGCGGCAATCGCCACGGGTTCCTCGCGTTCAGCGAAATCCACCCCGATTATTACCAGATTCCGAAGGAAGACCGCGACGCGCTGCTGCGCGAAGAGGCCGAGCACGCCGCCGCCGCCGCGCAGCGCGCCGAGGAAGATCTCGACGAGCTCGAAGGCGACGTCGCCGACGTCGAATATCATGACGACGACAATGGCGACGCCCCCGCCCCCGAAACCATCGGCGAAGATAGCGACGGCGACGAGGATGAGGGCGCCGACAATGGCGACGGCGAGGAAGGCGAAGGCGAAGAGGGCGCCGAGGGCAAGGAAGGCCGTGGCGACCGCAAGCGCCGCGGGCGCGACGGACGCAAGGGCGGCCGGGGCCGCGGACGCGGCCGCCGCAACGACGATGAGGACGGCGAAAGCCGCATGTCGCTGCGCCGCCGCTACAAGATCCAGGACGTTATCCGCCGCCGTCAGGTGATGCTGGTCCAGGTCGTCAAGGAAGAACGCGGCAACAAGGGCGCCGCGCTCACCACCTATCTGTCGCTCGCTGGCCGTTATTGCGTGCTGATGCCGAACACGATGCACGGCGGCGGGATCAGTCGCAAGATTTCGAACGGCGCCGATCGTCGCAAGCTGAAGGCGATGATCGACGAGCTGGCGCTGCCGCCGACGATGGGCTGCATCGTCCGCACCGCGGGGATGAGCCGCACCAAGGTCGAGATCAAGCGCGACTTCGACTATCTCGCGCGCCTGTGGGACGAGATTCGCGAGAATACGCTGGGTTCGAGCGCGCCGGCGCTGATCCATTCGGACAGCGACCTCGTCAAGCGTGCGATCCGCGACATCTATCACAAGGATATCGAGGAAGTGCTCGTCGAGGGCGACGAGGGCTACAAGGCCGCGAAACAGTTCATGAAATTGCTGATGCCGAGCCATGCGCGGCGCGTGAAGCAATATGCCGATCCGGTCTCGCTCTATCAGCGCTACGGCGTCGAAGACCAGCTTGCGGGGATGCTCAACCCCGTCGTCCAGTTGAAATCGGGCGGCTATCTGGTGATCAACCCGACCGAGGCGCTGGTGTCGATCGACATCAACTCGGGCCGGTCGACGCGCGAACATAATATCGAGCAGACCGCGCTCAGCACCAACCTCGAGGCGGCGCACGAAATCGCCCGCCAGCTTCGCCTCCGCGACATGGCCGGGCTCGTCGTGATCGACTTCATCGACATGGATCATGGCTCGAACGTCCGCAAGGTCGAGCGCGCGATGAAGGATGCGCTGAAGAACGACCGCGCGCGCATCCAGGTCGGCCGCATCTCGGGCTTCGGCCTGATGGAGATGAGCCGCCAGCGCCTGCGCACCGGCGTGCTCGAAGCCTCGACGCGCCCCTGCCCGCATTGCGAAGGCACCGGCCTCGTCCGCACCGCCAGCTCGGCGGGCCTCAGCGCGCTGCGCCTGATCGAGGAAGAGGCCGCGCGCGGCAAGGGCAGCAAGATCACCCTGCGCGCCAGCCAGGAAGCGACCTTCTACCTCCTCAACGAAAAGCGCCGCGAACTGCGCGAGATCGAGGAACTTTACGGCGTCGATGTCGAAATCCTGCCCGACGGCGAGACCGAAGGCGCACGGATGGCGATCGAGGTCGGCGGCCCGCCGCCGGTCGCGCGCCGCAGCTTCGCCCCGATCGCCCCGATCGAGGAAGAGGAAGACGAAGAGTTCGTCGAAGAGGACGAGGAAGACGAAGCCGACGAGGAGCAGGCCGAGGCCCGCCCGGCGCGCCGCGAACGGCCGGAAGGCCAGGACGGCGACGAGGGCGACGGCCGCAAGCGCCGCCGCCGCCGCCGGCGTGGCCGTCGCGGCCGCCGCGACGACGAGGGCAGCGAAGCCGGTGAGCAAGGCGAGCAGGCTGACGAGGACGACGGCGAGACGCAGGACGACGCGGCCGACACCGATGCGCCGGCCGAGACCGAGGCAGAACCGGTCGCCGCCGAAGCCGAAGAGGCCGAGGCCAAGCCGCGCCGCCGCCGTGGCGGACGCGGACGCAAGCCCAAGGGCGACGAGACCGAGGCTGCCGAACCGGCCGCCGAAGCCGAGACGGCCGAGACGGTAGCCGAAATCGCCGAGCCGGTTGCCGAGGCGGCACCGGCGCCCGAGGAAAAGCCGAAGCGCAAGCGCGCACCGCGCAAGACCAAGGCCGAAACCGAGGCCGCCAAGGCTGCGGCTGAAGCCGAAGCCGCCGCCCCGGTTGCCGAGGTGACGGCGGAAGCCGCCCCCGAGGCGGAAGCCGAACCCGCCAAGCCCGCGCCGAAAAAGCGCGCCAGCCGCGCCAAGAAAGCAGTGGCCGCCGAGGCCGCACCCGAAGCGGCAGTGGAAGCGCCCGCGGCGCGCGAAGCCGAGCCGGTCGCCGCCAATGGCGACGAGCAAGGCGAAGGCAGCGACGGCGAACCGCGTCGCGGCTGGTGGCAACGCACCTTCGGCAACTGA